Genomic segment of Scardovia inopinata JCM 12537:
AAGGGAATGCCGGGCAATCCTGGGGTCAGCAGACATCATCTTTAAATCACTCTTTTAGTTTTGAAGATCACTACAGAGTTATAAAAGTGCAAATAAATCCCAAAAATAAACTTTTTTCCGTTGAACCTTCCCCTCTACGGTTAACCGCAGTGGAAGACGTGATTAATGACCAGGCTGCTCAAGGATATAGGGTACACTCTTTTCATACTGAGCATGGCTGCACTTTAGCCGTAATCTTGTTTGAAAAAGTTCAGTGACTTTTCACAGATTCCCGGCCTTCTTAAACGAGCAGGACAAAATTTAAACAATATAAAAATATAAAGCGACATAAGGAAGGAAAGCGACTTAGCCCCGGCAATATCCATAATCCATAGCAGGATTCATACATAATCGGTAAACACGAGAAACATCCATTGTTTTAGCTAGGAAGTCATAAAGAAAAACAGTCCTCTACATCATCAGCACCATGCGCAACCGAAACATCAGCGTATCTGTCATACTCCAAACCATCAGCCAAATAAAAGCACTATACAAAGACGACTGGGAAACCCTCACAGTCAACTGTGACAGCACACCCTTCCTCAGCCAGAAACTCACCTAATCACCATTGAGAAATAGCCCGCTAGAAGTCGCCAAATACGTGGCCTGACGACTTTTAATAACTGTTGGTGGTTTATTTGTCCAGAATTTCATGGGAACCAGTTGCTACGAGCAGCAAAACTAATTCATCAAGGTCTAAACGATAAACAACCACCCAACCATCATAGGAATGCCCATAATTGCCATACCGAGAAGGATGAAACTCTCGATACCCTTTCCACCTACCCTGCAACGCATGATCCTTAATCCGCCGTAAAACCACTTCATCATGATCAACAATACCCCGCACACAAGGCTTTAAAACTTTAACCGGGAAATGCTTTTTAGCTAGCTTCTTCACCTGACGATTAAACAACCGGGTTGTTTTAATCTGCATCAATCCGGTCAATCCACTCATTGAAATCATCTAAAGTTCCCACAGTCTCTACCTGACCATTCTCAGCCTCCTTTTTCGCAGCCAATGCCTCGGGCGAATCCAAAAAACTCACAAGCTTAACCTCATTATTAGCAGCCTTAACTAACGATAAACGCACATATTCCGAAACAGTAAGCCCCTGTTTAGCCAAATTAGCCTTCGCTCGTTCGCTCACATCAGAAGTAACCCGAGTAGAAATAGTTTTATTTTTAATAACAGTAGTACTCATTATCATATGCTCCATTCAGTATGCTTACAATCGTACGACAATCCGTATACTCAACAACACGCCATAACTCACGCCAATGAAGAGTGGCATTGCATTCTTTTCAAGAAAGAAATATAGTAGCTCACTGTGTTATCCCATAGGTGCAACAACCAGACTGGTTAACCAGGTGTTATCTAAGGTGTATCGCATAATTATGAATTTTGTGAAGAAAACGTTGCCTCGATTTAAGAGTACTCCCCCTCAAATACGACATTTGGTGATGCTTCACTGTTTTAATCCCGCACATAATGCCGAGGATTTGATGGTGAAGTACTTTCCCGTAATCTGGTTCAAAGAAGCGGGCATACCAGACCACCAAATAGGGTAAACAAAGATTAAAATATCCGATCGAGTGATAACATCGCTATATTTCTTCGTTTCTGGATCATTCATTAAATCTCTTCTTCTATGCGTCTCATCGAAAAAAGCACCGGGTTGAAATGGTCACGATATAGGTCAATTACAGAAATTTCGTCAACATTTGCATTAGCATGCAGGCCTCTATTAACTGCATCATAGACAGCATGATTATATCCCTTGTCGTTCGGATATGCATAGATAAGAGCAACTTTCACATGTGTTATTCTAAAGCTCATGCATAATGATGTATATAAGTTCTGTTTCTAGCGGAAAACTCGCTCGTTTATGGTAGTAGGGTCAAGGGAGAGAACAATGGATAGCATCGACTGGTTTATTATCGCTCTCCCCTCCTCGAGGCAGGTATAACAGGCTGTCCTTACTGCTTATTGCCAGTGGTAATCATTCCCTACGGCAAGGAAAGATAAGTGGCCACCCGCAGTTATCTTGCCTCGTGGACTCTTCACGAACCTGACCAAAAGATGAATGCACAGTAACCTGGCACACTACAAAGCCGCAAGCTTTTTTAATATAAAGCCGATGACACTTCCCAGCGACACTTCTTGATGATTCTTTGATTTCTCAGTTGTGCCCCCTGTCGGATTCGAACCGACAACCCACGACTTAAAAGGACGCTGCTCTACCGTTGAGCTAAAGGGGCAACGAAACTATATTGTACAAGGGTAAGCAGAAATTCGCCACTCGGCGGGTCTTGCCTTTTGTCTCGCTATCCGTCTTGCCATATATTTTGTCATCTGTCTCGCCATCTAACTGACCTACCGATGGACAAAAGAATCACTGCTTATAGGTGGACCGCAGGACCAGAGTATCAAGCGGACCCACCTCGCACTGATCATCAACTGCCAGACGGTATGTCTTGGGCAGGGAAGAGTAGGGCCAAACATGCCCATCGCTGACTACAATCTGCCAGACCCCCGAATCAATATCACCCACCTGCTGAGACTGGTCTGTGGCATTGAAAATCATGACGTAAGATTCATTTTTCTTAGTGGTGTCAAAATATTCAAAAGCGACCAGCCCCGCGTCCTGCCTAAGTATGCGAACATGATGAGAAATCTGCTGATAGTCGGTCATTGACAGATAAGGACAAGTACGGCGGAAAGCAATCAGATCCTTGACATACTGAACACTACTGCGGAAATCCTCGCTGCGGGACCAGTCTATAGAATTGATTGTGTCAGGTGATTTGTAGCTGTTCTCAATCTTGTTTTTTGTCCTTAAGAACTCCTGACCCAACTGAATTTCAGGAATCCCTAAAGAGAGAAGGATCATGGACGTAGCCAAATTACAGCGTCTTTGCAGACGAGGCAGGCTTTCTCCAGGCAGGCTGATCGACAGCTTGTCAAAAAGGGTAAAATTATCATGAACCTCAACATACTGCACTCTTTGAGAAGCATCAAGGAAATAGTGAGGCTGATAATACCCGCCCAGCATTTCACTGGCGATAATTTTCTCCTGGCCCTGGCTGCCGGCCGCAAAGCCCGGCTTCTTAGCCTCAAAAGTGTCTCCTTTAATGGCATCACGCAAAGTATCGTTAAAGAAACTAATCCTGGGCAGGCGATGGGCATTGGTTTGAGAGGCGTGTAAAGTTAAGGGGAGAGCAGTGTTCAGATCCCAGCCCTCTCCCAGAATGGTCAAGGTGGGGTCAATCGCGTCTAAAGCCCTGCGGACAGCATTCATAGTGTCAATATCCAGATTACCCATGAGATCAAAACGAAAACCGTCAACATGGTAGGCAGTGGCCCAGTAGACTACAGAATCGACTATATATTTACGAGCCATGGTTCTTTCAGAAGCAAGGTCATTGCCGCAGCCGGTTCCGTTAGACATACTCCCATCCCTGTTTCTACGGAAGAAGTAGCCAGGAACGGTCAGCTGGAAAGGATGGGTTTCGGCATCGTATACATGGTTGTAAACCACATCCATGATGACCCGAATGCCCACCTTTTGGAAACTGTCTACCATCTGCTTCATTTCCAGAATACGGGAAGAAGGATTGGCAGGATCCGTCGAATAGGATCCTTCGGGGACATTGTAATTTACCGGATCATAACCCCAATTGTACTGGGTGCCAAAATCGCGGTGGATCTGAAGCTCATCTACCGTACCGTAATCATACATAGGCAGGATTTGAACATAGCGGATCCCCTGCGACAGGAGATAATCCAAACCAGTCGGGCTGCCTAAGGGGGTATGAGTTCCCCGCTGAACAGCCCCCAGAAAAGTACCCCTTAAAGGCCGCTCCACTCCGCTGGAATCAGAAATAGTGAAATCCCTGATATGCATTTCTACGATAGGATCGTGAGCCGCACCGGCATGATCAATGGTTCTGGATGCCCACAGGGAGCGCTCCCTGGGATGGACAGGAAAGCCATTCGGCCGCATGGACTGATCCGACAGAATAACAGATCGATAACCATTAGCAATGCAAGCCCGAGCATAAGGGTCAGGTGAAACAGTCCGGGCACCGTCCAGAAATTCAAGGGTGAAGTCATAGGCTTTGCCCTGGAGGTCTTCAGTTACCGTAGTCTGCCAAACCCCTCGGCTCTTCCTGGACATGGATACGGTCCTGTCAGCCAAAGCCATCTGATCGTACGACTCATAAATATTCAACTTTACTGAATAGGCGGTTGGCGCCCAGAGGGTAAAGCTTGTGCTGTCGGGCTGATAAAAATACCCCAGCTGACCAAAGTAAGAAAAGTTTTTATCGAAAGCCTTCCCGAAGACCCCATCCAAAGCTTTGGATAACAGCTGTCCCTGACAGCGCGTCTGAGCCACCTGGCTGATTCGTTTTTTCACCTCGTCGCGAGTGAGACTGGTTTCGCTCGAGTTACTCATGCTCTTATACCCCCCATTATTGACCTGTACAAGTTTAATACCCATCAAGTTTAATACCCGTATTTGAAGATAGTTTGGGCATGTATGAATTTTCGCTGTGAGTATGACCTCATAAAAGTACAACCTCATAAAACTTCATAAAACCCCATAAGAGTCCGACTACCCTACCCCAGGAGCAGGGAAATAATAGCAATAATGATGGGAGAGGCTGCAGTAGTGACAAGAATCCCATCGCGAGCGAAGGCAATTCCTGCGTTATATTGAGAGGCATAATTATAAATATTCTGCCCTGTGGGCAGAGCAGCCAAAACCACACATCCATACAGAACAGTTCCTCTAAAGCCCATGAACCAGGCAAGGAGGAAAGCAATAGTGGGCATAACCAGCAGTTTCAGCACCGACACAGTCACGGTGGCAGCTCTATTGGATTCTTTCCTCATAGGCCGGCTGCCGTGCAAAGACACGCCGAAAGCCATAAGAATCATAGGGACGGCACACTGACCAATCATGGAAATGGGCTGGATGATGAAGGTTGGAATGATGTAGTGTCCGGCAGACTCGCTGATAGCTGATATGGCAATACCTCCCAGAGACCCGATCAAAAGCGGCTGGCGCAGGGGCTGTGTAGCAACCCGCTTGACTGAGATCTTCCCATGGGTGGTAGCATCCAGGACAGTCAGGGCAATAGGGGTAAAGAGAGCCTGCTGCATGACTAAAATGGGGGCCACCAAGGTGGGTCTGCCCAAAATATACGTTGCGACCGGCAGACCAATATTGTTGGAATTCAGATAGAGGGAGTTAAGCACGCCGATAGTAGCATCCGGAGGCCCCATCTTAAAAACTAGGGCATTGATAATCAGAAAGATCAGACCAACAGCCAGGGCAGATCCAAAGGCAACAATAATAGTCCTGTCAAAAAGCGTATCAAGCTTTTCTTTTGACAGAATAGTAAACATGAGGCAAGGATTGGCTACGAAGAAGGAGAACTTGTGAAAAACCATCTCGATGGTAGAGCCACCAATGCGTAAACGGGCAACTATATATCCAACAGCAATAACAACACCAATGATGAAGAAACCCTGGAGGGAGCTGACGAAGGAAGTCATTATGCAGCCGCCTGTCCAGATGCGGACTGCCTGTTTACAGCGTGTCCGGCTGCTGCTCGTTTGTCTGCCATTTTCCTAATTAGCTCACGGAAATGAGGCCAATCACTGCGAAAAGCAGAGAGCAAATTGAGCTTGTTTACATCATCCAGAGGAACCCAAGTAATCTCAATGCTTTCATCATCACCCACATAAGGCTGCACCTGATGCCCCTCTTTTTCTACCGCAAATACTGTTGTGTAATTCCATGGCCCATGGTCTTCATCATAAGCTCCCACAATGGAAATATCATTAGCTGCAATGCCTGCCTCTTCCCAAGCCTCCCGCAGGGCCCCTTCGACAGAATTTTCCCCCTCAGACACAGCCCCGCCCGGAATTGCCCAGGTTCCACCTTCAGCACTCCACGCTGCCCTATGCTGCATAACAATATGAGTAGCCTGACCAGTCACCGGGTCGGTCCTGATCAACAAAACTCCAGCTGCTCCGTTGGTTCCCCAGTGCTTGTGTCCGCACACGCAGGGAATCCAGCCATCACCGGGCTGAGTGATGTTGTCTGAGGGAACGTCAACAGCAGCCCGCCTGTCCTGACCGCTCAGATAGTCACGGCTAAGGTTCTTACCTTTGCTCTGGCTATGGTCTTCTTCAGAACTCCCGGCAGGACGGCTTACAGCCATATTCCACAGATCTGTCCAGGAGACTCCCAACTGCGAGGCTAAAGATCTGACTAAGGGAAGGCTGAGTCCTATGACTCCGCTGGGGCTGCCGTGGATGGAATCGATAAACGCTGCCCCTATCCCCTCCAGAGTAAAGCATCCTGCCACCTCCAGGGGTTCGCCTGTTGCAATATAAGCATCAATTTCTTTATTGGAATAATCAGCAAAATGGACTTCTGCCCTGCTGACTGCTTCTGCTTTTCTGCCCGAATAGGGATCGATCAAGCAGTGACCAGTCCATAAAATACCAGTAGATCCCCGCATGGCTTGCAGGCGGTCACGGGCAATTTGGGCAGTATGAGGCTTGCCATATATGGTACCGCCTATTTCGAACAGGGAATCAGAACCAATGACCAAAGGGCCAGCCCCATAAACCTCTGGGTATGCAGATAAACCAGGGTGAATGCGCAGAAAATCTTGGAGAGGTTGAAAAGAGCGGAAGTCCTTCTGAGAGGTGGAGCCTGTCTGAGAGTGAGAGCTCCTCTGAGAGGTGGGATCTATGCCATAAGGGCGATAGACCTCCCTATTCCCTTCCGTGGAAAGAACAGCCTTATGAATATCTGAATACCGGCTGGCTACCGCTTGAGCCTTAGCCCGAGCAAGAACCTGAACCCGATCCCGGGCTGGAAGATCGACCGGATCTATCATGCGGTCTGCGGCAGTTTGGGCTACAACCGCATTCTCGTCAACATGAGAGACGCTGATAGTGGGCCGAATCCCTGCTGTAAGCAAAAGCTTGCGGCGGGAAGGGGATTGGGAAGCCAAGATAAGGGGGAGGGGGCCAGGGTTTTTCCCCTGAAATTGAACCTTATCAGGCAGCATGGTATCAGGCAGCATGGGCCACAACCCCTTGAGTATCAATCTGAGCTTGCAAAAAAGACCAGTGGTCCGCCGAAGCTGAGCTGGCAGCAGTCTGTTTCAGAAACTGAATCGTTTCAGGTGAATCCAGGTCGGCAGATAGCACAGCTACAGAAGGGCCGGCTCCAGAAATAAAAGCAGGAAAACCCTGAGCTCTTAAGGATTTTACCAGTTCGAACGATTCAGGCATCAAAGCCCCCCTATACTGTTGATGGAGCAGATCATCAGTGGCGTCAAAAAGCTCATCCTGCTGACCTGAAGCCAGGGCATGAGGAAGAAGAGCAGAACGGTTAAGATTGAATACAGCATCAGAATAGGGAACAGACAGGGGCAGAGCCTGACGGGCCTCATCGGTAGAAAGCTCAAAATCAGGAATAAACAGGCAGATTGTTACCTGACTGCTGACCGGATACGAAACCGTATGAAAACCGTCTCGATTCCAGGAAAAGGTCAGACCCCCGTAAATGCAGGGAGCAGCATTATCGGGATGACCCTCAATCTCAGACGCCAGCTCAAAAATAGCTGCCCTCACGTCAGTCTGAGTTAAATCATAATCTCCAAAAGCAGCCACAGCAGCTACCCCGCAGACAATGGCAGAAGCTGAAGAGCCCAGACCCCGGCTGAGAGGAAGACGATTAGTCATCTCTATTCTTAAACCCATGGGAGAAACATTGAAAACATCGCAGGCGCGGTAAAAAGAAGAAACTACCAAGTTGGTTCTGTCTTTAGGAAGACTGGAAGCACCCTGTCCGTGGACAGTAATATCAACATCTGTGGAAGGAAGAAGCTCGAAAGTGGCTTCATTGCGCAAATCCACAGCCAGGCCGGCAGCATCAAAAGCAGACCCCAAATTGGCACTAGTTGCCGGAACGCTCACAGATACAACATCAGATGAAATAGCCACAGCTTACACCCCCTGACCGTAATTTTTAGCAGATATTTCTGCACTGCAGTCTGAACCGGATAAGGAAGTAAGAGGTATAGGCGGGGAAACGACCCCGGAAACCTTATTACCGGCAACGGTAATAAGATCACTCACCACCGCAGATGCCGTAGGTTCTCCTCCCGCTCCCAGCCCAGTTAGCATGAGGTCACCGGCGTAACGGGCTTTAATGGCGACTGCATTATAGCTCCCGTGGATGCCTGCCAGTTCATGATCTTTGGGCAAGGTTACCGGTTTCACAGAAACATGCAGAGGGAAAGATGATCCAGGAGTGTAGCAGTCAGAGCCATTCTTGCTGCCAGGCTTATCTCTGCTGATTGAAGCCAGAAGGCGAATAACTTCTCCTCTGGCAGCAGCAGCAGCCACATCTGCCTGGCTGACAGACCGAATCCCCTCAACATCTACATCGTCAAGCTTTATCTCCTGTCCAAATGCCAGGCAGGCCATGATTGCTGCTTTCGCCGCTGAATCATACCCATCGATATCGGCACTGGGGTCAGCCTCAGCGTACCCCTGCTCCTGAGCCTGGGCAAGAGCCTGATCAAAACTTATTCCCTTCAAGGCCATCTGGTCCAGAATATAATTGGTAGTTCCGTTAACAATTCCGGAAATGCTGATAATCTGATCGGCGGCCAGAGATTCCCTCAAAACCCGGACCACTGGAATTGTTCCTGCAACAGCTGCCTCATAATAGAGGTCTGCATGATGATCATAAGCCGCCTGCTGCAAGGATTTTAGGTCGCGCGACAGAAGAGCCTTGTTGGCAGTGACCACCGAAGCTCCGTTTTCAAAGGCTGACATCATCAGGCTGCGGGCCGGTTCCAACCCACCCATAACTTCAATAACAACATCAGCCTGGGGGCAAAGACTGGCCGGATCATCGGTGAGCAGACTCTTGTCAATCCACTGATCGCTCACATCGGCAGGACGGCGGCAGGCAATGCCGATCAGCCTCAAGCGAGCGCCAATCAAACGGGACAAACGGTTGCCGTGAACTGCCAGTATACGGGCAACCTGGGAGCCGACAGTACCTACCCCCAAAAGAGCAACTCTTACCTCGGACCTGGGCATAAAAGACCGCTTATTTGGTGTTTCTGACATTTATTTACCACCCTGAACAATAACGTTGCGCAGACTTCCTATTCCCTCCACGGTAACAATAGCCTCATCGCCTGGCTTCAGGGTTCCGGCAGGATAAGGAGTTCCTGTCATAATAACGTCGCCGGGCAAGAGGGTGGAAAAATGAGAAATAGTGGAAATCTGCTCAGGAATGGAATGGATCAGATAAGCAGTCGTACCCTGGGCCTGGGGAACATCCTGACCATTAAGGGTAAAGGAAATATGCGCATTGGCATAGTCCAGATCAGTCTCAATCCAAGGCCCCAGAGGACAGGAAGTATCAAAACCCTTGGCTCGGGTCCAGGTAGGATCTTCAGCTGAAACATCCAGCAAGGTTACATCATTGACGCAGGTATAGCCCAGAACATGTGACATAGCGTCACTTTCAGACACATTTTTGGTAATTCGGCCAATAATGACAGCCAGTTCAGGCTCAAAATTCATTTTCCTGGAAAAGGGAGGGATAACGATAG
This window contains:
- a CDS encoding type II toxin-antitoxin system mRNA interferase toxin, RelE/StbE family, whose amino-acid sequence is MISMSGLTGLMQIKTTRLFNRQVKKLAKKHFPVKVLKPCVRGIVDHDEVVLRRIKDHALQGRWKGYREFHPSRYGNYGHSYDGWVVVYRLDLDELVLLLVATGSHEILDK
- a CDS encoding type II toxin-antitoxin system RelB/DinJ family antitoxin, which translates into the protein MSTTVIKNKTISTRVTSDVSERAKANLAKQGLTVSEYVRLSLVKAANNEVKLVSFLDSPEALAAKKEAENGQVETVGTLDDFNEWIDRIDAD
- a CDS encoding NAD(P)H-dependent oxidoreductase, giving the protein MNDPETKKYSDVITRSDILIFVYPIWWSGMPASLNQITGKYFTIKSSALCAGLKQ
- a CDS encoding NAD(P)H-dependent oxidoreductase translates to MKVALIYAYPNDKGYNHAVYDAVNRGLHANANVDEISVIDLYRDHFNPVLFSMRRIEEEI
- the pulA gene encoding type I pullulanase; amino-acid sequence: MSNSSETSLTRDEVKKRISQVAQTRCQGQLLSKALDGVFGKAFDKNFSYFGQLGYFYQPDSTSFTLWAPTAYSVKLNIYESYDQMALADRTVSMSRKSRGVWQTTVTEDLQGKAYDFTLEFLDGARTVSPDPYARACIANGYRSVILSDQSMRPNGFPVHPRERSLWASRTIDHAGAAHDPIVEMHIRDFTISDSSGVERPLRGTFLGAVQRGTHTPLGSPTGLDYLLSQGIRYVQILPMYDYGTVDELQIHRDFGTQYNWGYDPVNYNVPEGSYSTDPANPSSRILEMKQMVDSFQKVGIRVIMDVVYNHVYDAETHPFQLTVPGYFFRRNRDGSMSNGTGCGNDLASERTMARKYIVDSVVYWATAYHVDGFRFDLMGNLDIDTMNAVRRALDAIDPTLTILGEGWDLNTALPLTLHASQTNAHRLPRISFFNDTLRDAIKGDTFEAKKPGFAAGSQGQEKIIASEMLGGYYQPHYFLDASQRVQYVEVHDNFTLFDKLSISLPGESLPRLQRRCNLATSMILLSLGIPEIQLGQEFLRTKNKIENSYKSPDTINSIDWSRSEDFRSSVQYVKDLIAFRRTCPYLSMTDYQQISHHVRILRQDAGLVAFEYFDTTKKNESYVMIFNATDQSQQVGDIDSGVWQIVVSDGHVWPYSSLPKTYRLAVDDQCEVGPLDTLVLRSTYKQ
- a CDS encoding AEC family transporter produces the protein MTSFVSSLQGFFIIGVVIAVGYIVARLRIGGSTIEMVFHKFSFFVANPCLMFTILSKEKLDTLFDRTIIVAFGSALAVGLIFLIINALVFKMGPPDATIGVLNSLYLNSNNIGLPVATYILGRPTLVAPILVMQQALFTPIALTVLDATTHGKISVKRVATQPLRQPLLIGSLGGIAISAISESAGHYIIPTFIIQPISMIGQCAVPMILMAFGVSLHGSRPMRKESNRAATVTVSVLKLLVMPTIAFLLAWFMGFRGTVLYGCVVLAALPTGQNIYNYASQYNAGIAFARDGILVTTAASPIIIAIISLLLG
- a CDS encoding Maf family protein, encoding MLPDTMLPDKVQFQGKNPGPLPLILASQSPSRRKLLLTAGIRPTISVSHVDENAVVAQTAADRMIDPVDLPARDRVQVLARAKAQAVASRYSDIHKAVLSTEGNREVYRPYGIDPTSQRSSHSQTGSTSQKDFRSFQPLQDFLRIHPGLSAYPEVYGAGPLVIGSDSLFEIGGTIYGKPHTAQIARDRLQAMRGSTGILWTGHCLIDPYSGRKAEAVSRAEVHFADYSNKEIDAYIATGEPLEVAGCFTLEGIGAAFIDSIHGSPSGVIGLSLPLVRSLASQLGVSWTDLWNMAVSRPAGSSEEDHSQSKGKNLSRDYLSGQDRRAAVDVPSDNITQPGDGWIPCVCGHKHWGTNGAAGVLLIRTDPVTGQATHIVMQHRAAWSAEGGTWAIPGGAVSEGENSVEGALREAWEEAGIAANDISIVGAYDEDHGPWNYTTVFAVEKEGHQVQPYVGDDESIEITWVPLDDVNKLNLLSAFRSDWPHFRELIRKMADKRAAAGHAVNRQSASGQAAA
- the thrB gene encoding homoserine kinase, with the protein product MAISSDVVSVSVPATSANLGSAFDAAGLAVDLRNEATFELLPSTDVDITVHGQGASSLPKDRTNLVVSSFYRACDVFNVSPMGLRIEMTNRLPLSRGLGSSASAIVCGVAAVAAFGDYDLTQTDVRAAIFELASEIEGHPDNAAPCIYGGLTFSWNRDGFHTVSYPVSSQVTICLFIPDFELSTDEARQALPLSVPYSDAVFNLNRSALLPHALASGQQDELFDATDDLLHQQYRGALMPESFELVKSLRAQGFPAFISGAGPSVAVLSADLDSPETIQFLKQTAASSASADHWSFLQAQIDTQGVVAHAA
- a CDS encoding homoserine dehydrogenase — encoded protein: MSETPNKRSFMPRSEVRVALLGVGTVGSQVARILAVHGNRLSRLIGARLRLIGIACRRPADVSDQWIDKSLLTDDPASLCPQADVVIEVMGGLEPARSLMMSAFENGASVVTANKALLSRDLKSLQQAAYDHHADLYYEAAVAGTIPVVRVLRESLAADQIISISGIVNGTTNYILDQMALKGISFDQALAQAQEQGYAEADPSADIDGYDSAAKAAIMACLAFGQEIKLDDVDVEGIRSVSQADVAAAAARGEVIRLLASISRDKPGSKNGSDCYTPGSSFPLHVSVKPVTLPKDHELAGIHGSYNAVAIKARYAGDLMLTGLGAGGEPTASAVVSDLITVAGNKVSGVVSPPIPLTSLSGSDCSAEISAKNYGQGV
- a CDS encoding fumarylacetoacetate hydrolase family protein is translated as MRIARFSHDDLVSYAFVQKDDSDGRDYLVELSGYPFGADTVEPTGKRFPVDADGVRLLAPLIPSKVYGLAKNYRIPTDAPDDALLARQAAQEPAVIFTKPSTSVIGPDDPIVIPPFSRKMNFEPELAVIIGRITKNVSESDAMSHVLGYTCVNDVTLLDVSAEDPTWTRAKGFDTSCPLGPWIETDLDYANAHISFTLNGQDVPQAQGTTAYLIHSIPEQISTISHFSTLLPGDVIMTGTPYPAGTLKPGDEAIVTVEGIGSLRNVIVQGGK